In Anaerolineales bacterium, one DNA window encodes the following:
- a CDS encoding RcpC/CpaB family pilus assembly protein: MKKLFPLLMAGLLFFVAYIILLPEPSRRVAVATRDLKAGHTILQGDVEVRAVSADMLPPDAIPNADLVIGQPLRIDRGQGDVIRASQLGTLLNLEPYERGVSLYITDATGVSGVLSPGQLVGVVASIPQDDANNTGMYSKATIEGLRVLYIDPRFSASMEANVVPSNATPQAGGNLLTGVNTNDRAREGSVVLAVDVNMKTVFYDFSTNGGISETQSVNALELLSALNTMPGATVTLYLMPGENAVQFTSPGLWLPDLVKTPQPTPTHSPTQPGGVIYITATPSP; the protein is encoded by the coding sequence TATTTCCACTACTCATGGCGGGGCTGTTGTTTTTTGTCGCCTATATTATCCTGCTTCCCGAACCGTCGAGGCGGGTGGCCGTGGCGACCCGCGACCTGAAGGCGGGACACACGATTCTCCAAGGGGACGTCGAAGTACGCGCAGTTTCGGCGGACATGCTGCCCCCGGACGCCATTCCGAATGCCGATCTGGTCATCGGGCAGCCGCTGCGCATCGATCGCGGTCAGGGCGACGTGATCCGCGCCTCCCAGTTGGGAACCCTGCTGAACCTCGAACCCTATGAGCGCGGGGTGTCCCTCTACATTACGGACGCCACAGGAGTAAGCGGCGTATTATCGCCCGGACAGCTCGTTGGCGTTGTGGCATCGATCCCGCAGGACGACGCGAATAATACGGGCATGTATTCCAAGGCAACCATCGAGGGGCTGCGCGTTCTGTATATTGATCCGCGTTTTTCCGCAAGCATGGAGGCGAACGTTGTGCCATCCAATGCGACGCCCCAGGCGGGCGGCAATCTGCTGACAGGGGTAAACACGAACGACCGCGCGCGGGAGGGATCGGTTGTCCTGGCGGTTGACGTCAATATGAAAACCGTGTTTTACGATTTCTCCACAAACGGCGGCATATCCGAGACCCAATCCGTGAATGCCCTGGAACTGCTCTCCGCGCTGAACACCATGCCGGGCGCCACCGTGACGTTGTATCTGATGCCGGGCGAGAACGCCGTCCAATTTACCAGTCCAGGGCTTTGGCTTCCCGACCTGGTCAAAACGCCGCAACCAACTCCCACCCATTCGCCCACACAGCCGGGCGGCGTGATTTATATCACCGCCACCCCCAGCCCGTAG
- a CDS encoding ParA family protein: MTGWGIQQQGNSVGQDAPVSVLLAHRDMGHSMTWYQGLQVDARFRITNMATDPQDFRVKLASSPEVILLDATIFDGPQPLVEALTSIAGSVYLIVPPSVKEEAITDFKSIPSVKHVFVGDVNLADFQNRAYAEASALRRSAPSVAPTAWAGGRSGGSAIGGLRIITVWSRSGGTGKTTIAGALAQAVARKQLKSLLIGLGSPDVLPLVMGLQPEPNITNWIANPSDDGLRASLQPLGDLHVIAGFPDIISESHGDRPAEQKGSLSELVTSAAYSGYASIVLDTPSAGLAPRAISAANTWLMVARPTIADAWASVEAFRMVTQRSAGQHRIIPGNIFVVLNQRTNGMMTADEWHRAADSACRKMGLAVGFPPVVATIPYSPEVGLAQDNGRPALDASDEFARPIHRLADMLFGGATAENAISQGKRESGQVLRLGPIKIRTK, translated from the coding sequence ATGACTGGCTGGGGCATTCAACAGCAAGGCAATAGCGTTGGGCAGGATGCGCCTGTCAGCGTCCTGCTTGCGCACCGCGATATGGGACACAGCATGACCTGGTATCAGGGGCTGCAGGTGGACGCGAGATTCCGCATCACCAACATGGCAACCGACCCGCAGGATTTTCGGGTCAAGCTTGCATCCTCCCCGGAGGTGATCCTGCTGGACGCCACCATCTTCGATGGACCGCAGCCGCTGGTGGAGGCATTGACTTCCATCGCCGGGTCGGTGTACCTGATCGTTCCTCCATCGGTAAAAGAGGAGGCGATAACGGATTTCAAATCCATCCCCTCGGTGAAGCACGTATTCGTTGGCGATGTCAACCTGGCAGATTTTCAAAATCGCGCATACGCCGAGGCAAGCGCTCTTCGGCGATCCGCCCCATCCGTCGCGCCTACAGCGTGGGCGGGCGGACGCAGCGGCGGCAGCGCGATTGGCGGACTGCGTATCATTACCGTCTGGAGTCGATCCGGCGGGACGGGCAAGACCACCATTGCAGGCGCATTGGCGCAGGCAGTGGCAAGGAAACAATTGAAATCCCTGCTGATCGGACTGGGAAGCCCGGATGTATTGCCGCTCGTGATGGGGTTGCAGCCCGAACCGAACATCACAAACTGGATCGCGAATCCATCGGATGACGGCTTGCGTGCCAGCCTCCAACCGCTTGGCGACTTGCATGTGATTGCTGGCTTTCCCGACATTATCTCCGAGTCTCACGGGGATCGCCCTGCCGAACAAAAAGGTTCCCTGTCCGAATTGGTCACCTCCGCCGCGTACAGCGGGTATGCCTCGATCGTTCTCGATACCCCGTCTGCCGGGCTTGCGCCTCGCGCCATTTCCGCCGCCAACACCTGGCTGATGGTCGCGCGCCCAACAATTGCAGACGCCTGGGCTTCGGTCGAGGCCTTCCGCATGGTCACCCAGCGCTCGGCGGGGCAGCACAGGATCATCCCCGGCAATATATTCGTTGTGTTGAACCAGCGTACGAACGGCATGATGACTGCGGATGAATGGCATCGCGCTGCAGACTCCGCCTGCCGAAAAATGGGATTGGCGGTTGGGTTTCCGCCGGTGGTGGCCACAATCCCATATTCCCCCGAGGTTGGGCTTGCGCAGGACAATGGCCGCCCGGCGCTGGATGCATCCGATGAATTCGCGCGTCCAATCCACCGCCTGGCGGACATGCTTTTTGGCGGTGCAACGGCGGAGAATGCCATATCCCAGGGAAAGCGCGAATCGGGTCAGGTGCTTCGCCTGGGACCGATCAAGATAAGGACAAAATAA